A single Xylella taiwanensis DNA region contains:
- a CDS encoding phage baseplate assembly protein V has protein sequence MAALAGVDRSWWLPQLGEQVVALCPNGDSALGIVLPGNLYQDRFAVLGGTAHQAGVGGCGVWRRHQPHL, from the coding sequence ATGGCCGCACTTGCGGGCGTGGATCGCTCCTGGTGGCTGCCGCAACTCGGCGAACAAGTCGTGGCCCTGTGCCCCAATGGCGATTCGGCACTGGGCATCGTGTTACCCGGTAACCTCTACCAAGACCGTTTCGCCGTCCTCGGCGGCACCGCCCATCAGGCGGGTGTGGGCGGGTGTGGTGTTTGGCGACGGCACCAACCTCACCTATGA
- a CDS encoding GPW/gp25 family protein, translating to MNSHTGKPLDGIEHLRQSVQDILSTPLGSRVMRRDDGSRLPELLDAPITRALQMHLYAATAHALAAHEPRLTLQRVTARVTASGAVVLDLSARYLPAGRTIALDGIQVR from the coding sequence ATGAACAGTCATACAGGCAAACCCCTTGATGGGATCGAGCACCTGCGCCAATCGGTGCAGGACATTTTGAGCACGCCGCTGGGCAGCCGCGTCATGCGGCGCGATGACGGCAGCCGGTTACCGGAACTGCTGGACGCCCCGATCACCCGTGCCCTACAGATGCACCTGTACGCCGCCACCGCGCACGCTCTAGCCGCCCACGAACCACGGCTCACTCTACAGCGCGTCACCGCACGGGTCACTGCTTCCGGCGCGGTGGTCCTTGATCTGAGCGCCCGCTACCTGCCCGCAGGCCGCACCATCGCCTTAGACGGCATCCAGGTACGCTGA
- a CDS encoding contractile injection system protein, VgrG/Pvc8 family yields the protein MTVNCARWAFSCAVEIALSGWPGTMTLRAHAAPWEGTPQGNSDLQTPKTRSWPAGTTLGTMLSIMAAEHGMESAISHSLSGVTLPHTDQTEESDINVLVRLARRYAAIAKPGRGRLMFAKRGESKTACELLNIWRNQIRLLLAVDGPAPALRRGSIGSMKSCRVSWSTRLDAREQLLSAAHSDFFERPHGSSGRSRPS from the coding sequence ATGACGGTCAATTGCGCCAGATGGGCGTTTTCGTGTGCAGTGGAGATCGCGTTGTCCGGTTGGCCTGGCACGATGACGCTGCGTGCCCATGCTGCTCCCTGGGAAGGCACTCCCCAAGGCAACAGCGATCTTCAAACTCCAAAAACACGCTCCTGGCCGGCGGGCACCACACTAGGAACCATGCTGTCCATCATGGCCGCCGAACATGGGATGGAGTCAGCGATTTCTCACTCACTATCTGGCGTGACGTTACCGCACACTGATCAGACAGAAGAATCAGATATTAACGTGCTGGTGCGGCTAGCACGGCGTTACGCTGCCATTGCCAAACCCGGGAGAGGACGGCTGATGTTTGCCAAGCGCGGCGAGTCTAAAACAGCTTGCGAGCTTTTGAACATCTGGCGCAACCAGATCAGATTGCTGCTTGCTGTGGATGGACCGGCACCGGCCTTGCGGCGTGGTTCAATTGGCTCGATGAAATCCTGCAGGGTGAGTTGGTCAACACGCTTGGATGCAAGAGAGCAGTTACTCAGTGCGGCTCATTCAGATTTCTTTGAGCGTCCCCACGGCTCCTCTGGTCGCTCGCGACCCTCGTAG
- a CDS encoding baseplate assembly protein has product MDSNLTAIDISRLPMPDVIRQVAADVILQEMLADLYARAPALQGLLPSDPLYTLLEVAAYRESVRRYQSNDDAKAVMVALATDADLDHLAALFRVKRLVLDPGDPSRGIAAVMERDAQFRRRIVLAPEGYSVAGPEGAYIYHAISAHADVLDVSATSPAPGEVVVTVLSRRANGQPSQEVLDAVMASVNHESVRPMTDHVTVQPAQITDYQVHARLHTYAGPDAAVVLSEAQRRVTAYTTEAFRLGRDIALSGLYAGLHVEGIQRVELNTPQQGLIIGRTQAARCTDITLVHGGVDE; this is encoded by the coding sequence ATGGATAGCAACTTGACTGCCATTGATATCTCACGGCTGCCGATGCCCGATGTCATCCGGCAGGTGGCCGCCGATGTGATCCTGCAAGAGATGCTCGCCGATCTGTATGCCCGCGCCCCGGCGCTGCAAGGCTTGCTGCCCTCCGATCCCCTGTACACCCTGCTGGAAGTGGCCGCCTACCGTGAATCGGTACGCCGCTATCAAAGCAATGATGATGCCAAAGCCGTCATGGTGGCCTTAGCGACCGATGCCGATCTGGATCACCTGGCCGCCTTATTTCGCGTCAAACGCCTGGTGCTTGATCCCGGCGATCCCTCCAGGGGCATCGCCGCCGTGATGGAGCGTGATGCCCAGTTCCGGCGGCGCATCGTCCTGGCCCCGGAAGGCTACAGCGTGGCCGGTCCAGAAGGCGCTTACATCTACCATGCCATCAGTGCCCATGCCGACGTCCTGGACGTGAGCGCCACCAGCCCCGCCCCTGGAGAGGTGGTGGTGACGGTGCTGTCGCGCCGCGCCAACGGGCAGCCATCGCAAGAGGTGCTTGACGCCGTCATGGCCTCGGTCAATCACGAATCAGTGCGCCCCATGACCGATCATGTCACCGTGCAACCGGCACAGATCACCGACTACCAGGTTCACGCCCGGCTGCACACCTATGCCGGACCAGATGCGGCGGTTGTCTTGTCCGAAGCGCAGCGGCGCGTCACCGCCTACACCACAGAAGCCTTCCGTTTAGGCCGGGACATTGCCCTCAGCGGCCTGTATGCCGGATTGCACGTAGAAGGAATTCAGCGCGTAGAACTCAATACGCCACAGCAGGGATTGATCATCGGGCGCACTCAGGCGGCCCGCTGCACGGACATCACCTTGGTGCATGGAGGCGTGGATGAATAA
- a CDS encoding type II toxin-antitoxin system RelE/ParE family toxin: MIKTFADQDTESLFNGSRVRRFIHIEAVARRKLIQLHAAATLSFLNAPPGNRLETLKGDRQGQHSIRINNQFRLCFIWENGDAYQVEIVDYH, encoded by the coding sequence ATGATTAAAACCTTTGCCGACCAGGACACGGAATCTTTGTTCAACGGGTCACGGGTACGTCGCTTTATTCACATAGAAGCGGTCGCACGCCGGAAGCTGATTCAATTGCATGCAGCAGCGACCTTGAGCTTTCTCAATGCGCCGCCTGGTAATCGGCTTGAAACCTTAAAAGGGGACCGCCAAGGGCAGCACAGCATCCGTATCAACAATCAATTCCGCCTCTGTTTCATTTGGGAAAACGGCGATGCCTATCAGGTTGAAATTGTCGATTATCACTAG
- a CDS encoding HigA family addiction module antitoxin: MSMSKTLPPIHPGEILREEFMAPLGLSSNALAKAIGVTAARINEIVRERRGITADTALRLARYFGTDPQSWLNLEQHYALECAKRDLGEALSRIHPRVA; the protein is encoded by the coding sequence ATGAGCATGTCCAAGACACTTCCCCCCATTCACCCAGGAGAAATTCTCCGGGAAGAATTTATGGCCCCTCTAGGCTTATCCAGCAATGCGCTGGCCAAGGCGATTGGCGTGACGGCGGCACGGATCAACGAGATTGTGCGCGAACGACGTGGGATCACGGCGGATACTGCACTGCGTCTGGCACGTTACTTTGGCACCGATCCGCAAAGCTGGCTGAATCTGGAACAGCACTATGCACTCGAATGCGCCAAACGCGACCTTGGAGAGGCCCTGTCACGTATTCACCCTCGCGTCGCTTGA
- a CDS encoding phage tail protein, translating to MPLAAIERYGQRDAHQYTGPGEESIELPGIAYPDWQGSGASSDELRTITSQGNPLQFIDSHGVIHGWYVIERIQERHSDHHPDGRPHRIEFMLSLQHVSDDQGMQVSS from the coding sequence ATACCGCTAGCCGCCATTGAGCGCTATGGGCAGCGCGATGCGCACCAATACACCGGACCAGGAGAGGAGAGTATCGAGTTGCCTGGGATCGCCTATCCGGATTGGCAAGGCAGCGGCGCTTCATCGGACGAGCTGCGCACCATCACCAGCCAAGGCAACCCCTTGCAGTTCATTGATAGCCACGGTGTCATCCACGGTTGGTATGTCATCGAACGGATCCAGGAGCGGCACAGCGACCATCATCCGGACGGCAGACCACACCGCATCGAATTTATGCTGTCGCTGCAACACGTCAGCGATGACCAAGGGATGCAGGTCAGCTCATGA